AAAGCCATTTAACATCGGCAATCAAATGTGAATCGGTGCTCATCTCCTTCGGCTTTCACCTCGACAAGTACTCCTCTGCTGCTGTTATTGACATTACTGAGCATTGCTGTGCAAATGTGAGTTGATGTCCCTCTTCTGATGACAACTAGAAAATAATCACTGAAGAAATGTCACACTTATAATCAGTCACACTGTTTCATTACATGtgataaacaaaataattgacaaatctgaaaactgtccaCGCTCTAGTATATCCATTAGGTAAACAAAGACTACAAACTCACAATGCTTTCCTTACAACTTGGGATACAAAGTATAAAAGCCAGCCCCAGTTTGACATAAGGAAAGGTGAACACACAAGATGGCACATTGTGGATGGAAGCAATCTGTGAGTGAAGAGCACAGCACTGCAAGGCAGCTCACTCTCAATGTTTTCACAGACACTGTAGGCATATGAGAGACTAAACAGAGGGCTTTCTTTGCGAAGATCGGAGGACCAGTGCAACATGATACTTGGCCAGGAATAAATGCCTTTTTAGAGAAAAAGAATATAACTTGAGTACAGCTATATTTAAATACTGGTGCATAAATTGAATCACATACGCACACAATTGCACATACTGAATCACATGCATCAATATTAGTTTGAAGTCAGATGCGTACACAAGCAAAGAAAGCTGaccacttattattatttatttatcagatgCCTTTGTCGTGGGTGTTTATTCTGGCATTTGTAGTGTCCATTAAAATGTGAGCAAACTCCCTTCCAGTGCTGTGATTTTCAATCATGGATTACTTCATCCACAATGTACCACCTTGTGTGTGCTTCTTTCCTCACATCCTATTAGTGCTGACTATGCACTTTGTAAACTCACAACTTTGCTGCTATGTAAGACACTTGGCACACTTTGTGCAGAACTGCATCGTGCTTTATAAGTAGAGACAGACATATCCATTGATTAGCAGGTGCTCCCAATGAAACGTTGGTGTCTCTTCACGCAATGAAAGTCAAGCAAACCCGATTAAAAGGCAAGCCTACTCCGTACCGaaccataaacaaaatgaaataggAGCTGCCACTCTTCTGTGAAAGATAACACAAGATATGGTCATCGACGGAGACAGTGATACAGTGTACAGGCAGCGACGAGAGGGAAGCCCAGCATGTCATACCATCTTGTTGGGTCCTTCTTTGTCCTGAGGGAGCAAAGCAATACACACACGATTGGTGAAAAAACCTTGTGCAAAGTGTCACTGTCAAGATGtcaagaaatagatagatagatagatagatagatagatagatagatagatagatagatagatagatagatagatagatacttaggaattggcactatctatctatctatctatctatctatctatctatctatctatctatctatctatctatctatctatctatctatctatctatctatctatgtaatagattgatagatagtaCTTTGTCTCCAAGGAAAAAGCAAGACTTTACAAAAGTTTATCAAAAACTGGTAACTATAAAGAAAAACCAAAGAGAGGACATGGAGAATCTCCAAAAGGCTGCTGCCTTCACGGAGCCCAGGCACAGACTGTTTAGTAATAAGCTTTTTGTTTATAGAGGTTTACACGGCCAAAGAAATATTCAAGTATGGTTAGAATTTCTTTTAACTATTTctccaaaaaataaatgtttcttcttcatttgttATTGTAGGTGTCCAGCTGATTAAGAAGTGTTACTTTGCTTTTTACTAATTATTACTGAAGCAATTTCCACTGggaaagttttttcttttcttttttttaattgaacatgttaGCTAACATTTAACAAGTGTAAAAATTTGCAAATAATATATGCATTGtcctaaaaaatgttttatttttacattcatacAAGCTGTGCGGCTTTTGGGGGTAGAGCAGTAGGGATGCATTATTGTTATACGGAGCTGACAGGCCATTAGTGAGAGCCAAAGGATTCAGATGCCACTTGGCAGAATCTCCTTCACACAGGAACAGCAGTATCTGTCTAAATTAACACAGGTAATGCAGCGTAAAATGAGGAACACCGAGCAGGTTCAAACATACCTTCATAGAAGTCATAGGTACACATGGTTTTGCCAATGACGGTACAAAGGTTTAGAATCTCTCTGCCACACTGTAGCAACTCCTGAGCTAAACTTTTATCCAGCTCAGTACTTCTCACAATGACTTTGCCTAGTACCACCTGCTCAAAGTGTGGCTGAAAGAAGGAGTCCACTGCAGTGTCTGTTATCACCACTGTGCCTGGTTCAAGACCTACAGAGACAAAAGTGTAAAATCAGTAACAGTAGCTTTCCGAGCTCAAGGCTCTCTTAAATTAATAGCAAAGCACTGGTATTTCTAAATAAGAGCAAAGCAGGCTAGAGCTGCAAATGGATGAAGCTGAAACTTTAATATAATCTTACCTATCCCACCAGAGGTGCCAATTCGAATGAGAACAACATCACGGCATCTGGCATGGTGCAGAAGTTTTATCAGTTCATGCAGCATTATTGAGATGGAAGGAACACCCATGCCATGctggcaaaaacaaaaacatatacaaCCAAATCAATTTAAAGATACAGATATTTAATCTGTCCTGGCCATGGGCAGAAGGCAAGAACTTTAGGACAATCTAgacatgaacaggccattcagctcaataaAGCTTGCCAGACCTGTCCACTTACAAGTAATTCTTCTAAACAAACATTGccttttgaaagaccctaaagtcctactgtctaccacactaccttgtaacttattccatgtatctatgattctttgtgtaaagaagaacttcctaacgtttccatgttcttgatgtactcattttaaagtaacagtctcaatccactgtatgagtaattcccttcataattttaaacactttaatcatgtctcctcttaatctccttttgtttaaactgaaaaggctctgctCATTTAATCTCTTTTACATTGCTGCTATGTCATTTGTGTAGCCTTGTGACCATAACTGCATACAATActccaaaaggacatagcagcgctagaagaAATCCAGACAAGAGTgaataggctgattccagggctacatgcTACAAAGCACATTTACAGGTAATTGAAAAATTGTAGGAAACATGGGAGGAAATAAAGGGCTCAAATTCTATTGAAAGCAGGTGTATCTACAGGCCACTGGAACAATTAGGCCAGGGTTTATTAAACTATAGTCAGGTTGCAGCTGGTGAGTCGCGAGTTTCTGttgtgtctcgatgcatgctcaattatCCAGGTAAGGaagttctagaaagttgattcggttcatctggacatagttattttccagggagatacgttacatcactcatccaagtgacttcctcagtgaGACTGTccagttttctctttgtcattttaaactattcactgttgtttgaagaaggaaaaaatgaattgaaatgattttagcagcgAAGTAAAATGTGacaaagtgaaggggcctgacgACAGCAGGCGTGACAGCAGGAAATCATTAAGGTGTTACTTTCACAATACATTCTTCATTAAGCTTtcatttttactcttctctttGCAAGAAGATCTTGACCGGGATGCCAGTCCTCCTCAGGGCACACTGACTCGCACAGAGCCACACCAGGGCAATTCCACATTTATGTCTTTAGGGTGTTGGAAGCACACTGGAttacttgggggggggggttacaggCATGGGACAGAAATGCAAACCCCTTGTAGACAGGAACAGGGTCAGGCTTTCAAAATCAGGTCTCTGAacgtgtgaggcagcagcagtgaCCCGCCGTACTACTTGGCTTTTAACTGATACTTAAAACTGAGGCCGGACTGTTTACTTACACTTATTGAGAGCACTGGTCCTGTTTTATACATTGAGTATCTGTCAGTTCCAGCACAAATGTCCTCAACACCATTTTCTCCATCTAATCCAAGTTCTTTCTGCATGAATTCTGCAAAAGCCTTCATTCTGTTGGCGCTGCCACCGGTACAGACaaactgacaaaataaacaaactgtaaaCAGCCATGCCAGAGCAGGAGCTGGTGACAGCCTCAATGGACAGAACATTTACCAGACTAAGGATGGGCGGAAAGGCCTACCTTTATGTCACCAAACATTTCTGGCAGGTTATGTGTTTTCGTGCTCAAATTAAAATGGTACAGgatgtcttcttccattgagtgCAGATGTGGGTTCTTCACATGCACCTCCTCATGTCTGCAGGAagcataaataaatgcatttcatgATCCAATAATTATCTTGTGAGCTAATTACAATGAAGCCATTTGCACAGGATAGATACAAACCATAATCTAGGACCATTTCAAAGCATGTCGTCCAGTCGTGCCGGACATAAGCAGAACTATAAGGTGATATCTTTgtccaaatatattttattttgaggaCTACGGATATGGCaagctgttttaatttttattgtctgCCGCTAATTCCTATTTTAGATATATTCAattatgcggtgggctggcgccctgcccggggtttgtttcctgccttgtaccctgtgttggctgggattggctctggctgACCGCCGTGACCttgtaggtaggatatagcgggttgcataatagatggatggatatatacaattATATTATGCCTAGTGTCACGCACACCTTCCAGGCTCGGacgaggtaagcagtaccacccaAGACGAGATGGGGCGCTGGCACTGACTGTGTCTTCTTTTTCTCCTGTACTTCCGAGAGGCTGACCAACAAGGAGCCCTAACTACATCCACAACACCCCAAGAAGGCTCTGGCCTTGTGGCAGGGACACCATAAAAGTGAGCCGGTTATGCATCACATTAAGACCCAATGCTTGATGAGGACAGAGCTCCTGTGATTTTGTTTAATCATTTTGGAAGTGTGTTTGAAGCCCCCTTTATTTTCTCTCTATAAGCATGGAGGTCAGTACTTTATTTTCTGCAATAAAAAGGGAtgacctggttggcaccccaacatttctcctGGTCTGTTTCCTCTAGGTCACACTTGTCAAAATTCAAACGTGTTTAAATCAAGAATATCTAAAATGTCAAATGAATTTCCATGCATCTGTCCTCCTATCCATcagtttctgaacctgctttatctaattcagggtcacagggattgGTGATTATGAGAAAAGTGACATTTCAAAATGGAGCAGCAGCTTTTGAGCAAATGAGATAATTCACTGCTGACCAGCCATGTTTAGAGCTGTCAGTTTACTGAACAAACATAttggaaatttaaatttcaaaaatgtattcacaGGGACCTCTTTTTGAGAACTCCGTCAAACTCAAAGGAAAGAGTTTCACtgccaattaaaacaaaatttcagaTGTGCAAACTACAGTCCAAAAACAATGTCGATATCTTAAATGACATTCTGACTAATCACAATGATATTTTTGATAGCTaaaatatcagtcagtcagtcatttttaaaCCCACGTAGTCCtgaacaggatcacaggggtctgctgaagcctatCTCATCAACCATAAgacgcagggcaggaacaaaccctggacagggtgccagtccatcacagggggaACAGACATCCCAACCACACACCAGTGCCATTTTagtatcgccagtccacctaacctgcatgtctttggagaagacacggggagaacatgcaaactccacacagggaggactgggGGCACCAGCCCTGGTCTCCTTACGCATCACCACTGCGCCATTTTGCCACCCCATATCTAAAATGTGACttatcaaaatacagtataatgttttatgtttgtaatttttcttaaccaataatacagtacatttctaGTCGTGAATATATAGAGCATCTTAGACataattttaattcagtttatttttgtatagatttagattagtttagatattatatttatttgtcacatagaCAATTGTACAATACGATGGCAGTGAAATGTCATTCTGGCGAAGTCCACTGTATGTGTGCATATCAGAGACTGCGGGTTCTTCCTTCTCACGGCATTGCGAGGTTCCTGTACAGCAGGGGTCCTCCAtcacagtcctggtgggccgctgtgcctgcaggtttttgttctaacccggttgcttaattagaaagcaattcttgccaataatttaatttcatggctgttagatagatagatagatagatagatagatagatagatagatagatagatagatagatagatagatagatagatagatagatagatagatagatagatagatagatagatagatagaattagtGCTTTAAtgctgctatgtcaggtcattcttgtatcctagattttcttcccctttctaaggatatcatccaaatgatttgaaggctaaaatggaggagtaattctcagtccttcacttttttctcttcactttccttccaagtatttaattaaacccaatagtgcatgataaatacacacagaggtggaAATGGTAACAAGTTAAATGAAGAagtgctggtctcttttgtcttttgcatgttattgctaattaggagcaattaaaaacaaagaatacaactgtttaagactaaaataagcaacaagggttcaaaatcttaaccagcgagacaactaaagtgtcacttgagcaataagggcttctgattaagcaaatgggttggagcaaaaacctgtagccactgcagccccccaggaccgtgattgaggacccctgctgtacAGGAAcagaatacacacacatacaagttccaccGGACACACGCTTCAGTGGGACAGTaggaaagtaaaattcagggccaatactaagagtgccagagagctggctgaattgtggctctctaatgaaaacgccattaacagacacttggacttcaacccagcatatgcaggcttaaaaaaaaagaacttccaaataataaatactttatgaccaacaccttccgaacccatccatccatccattatctaacccgctgaatccgaacacagggtcacgggggtctgctggagccaatc
This region of Erpetoichthys calabaricus chromosome 8, fErpCal1.3, whole genome shotgun sequence genomic DNA includes:
- the upp2 gene encoding uridine phosphorylase 2 isoform X1 encodes the protein MAPILLDNITPERSEYIEHEEVHVKNPHLHSMEEDILYHFNLSTKTHNLPEMFGDIKFVCTGGSANRMKAFAEFMQKELGLDGENGVEDICAGTDRYSMYKTGPVLSISHGMGVPSISIMLHELIKLLHHARCRDVVLIRIGTSGGIGLEPGTVVITDTAVDSFFQPHFEQVVLGKVIVRSTELDKSLAQELLQCGREILNLCTVIGKTMCTYDFYEGQGRLDGALCSFSTEEKLEYLRRAKEAGVTNIEMESTVFAAMCRVCGLKAAVVCVTLLDRFKGDQITASHELLQEYQLRPQYLVSHFIKKRLQLL
- the upp2 gene encoding uridine phosphorylase 2 isoform X2 — its product is MEEDILYHFNLSTKTHNLPEMFGDIKFVCTGGSANRMKAFAEFMQKELGLDGENGVEDICAGTDRYSMYKTGPVLSISHGMGVPSISIMLHELIKLLHHARCRDVVLIRIGTSGGIGLEPGTVVITDTAVDSFFQPHFEQVVLGKVIVRSTELDKSLAQELLQCGREILNLCTVIGKTMCTYDFYEGQGRLDGALCSFSTEEKLEYLRRAKEAGVTNIEMESTVFAAMCRVCGLKAAVVCVTLLDRFKGDQITASHELLQEYQLRPQYLVSHFIKKRLQLL